A genomic segment from Malaclemys terrapin pileata isolate rMalTer1 chromosome 1, rMalTer1.hap1, whole genome shotgun sequence encodes:
- the LOC128836447 gene encoding uncharacterized protein F54H12.2-like, producing the protein MAFVHCGSEECTKSELDLFQIAPTQTSIEKSIYIEVPPLSAIMESAPIDFFIAGNGIDYKDLNNTLLYLCCKIVKGDGTELAVDAEVGLVNYPVASIFSQLDVTLGDRLISQSNNCYPYRAFIKLVLNYSDDILATQFSAGLFYKDTAGQHEETELDGGNLGFVRHAELTVESRTVELLGHLHSDLFFQGKRLLNGVDVKIKLTRSKDAFCLMGRAAEGFKLRIVSASFFVKKVRVAPGVHLGHAEALLTANAKYPVDRVGMKVFSIPAGSRVSNQENLFLGQLPKMLVLGFVDNDAFSGSYTKNPFHFKHYDINFVALYVDGEQIPTKPLQLDFKAGRCVREYMNLVQTASKHMKDRSLLIDCEEFAQGYTLFAFDRSPNQECSDHYSLIKTGNLRAEIRFGKALTVTVNMIVYGVFDNVIEINQRRNVL; encoded by the coding sequence atggcttttgttcactgcGGGTCTGAAGAGTGCACCAAATCCGAACTAGACTTGTTTCAAATAGCCCCTACGCAGACCAGCATTGAGAAAAGCATCTACATCGAGGTGCCGCCTCTATCGGCCATTATGGAGTCTGCCCCCATTGACTTTTTTATAGCAGGGAATGGCATAGATTATAAGGATTTAAACAACACACTGCTGTACCTGTGTTGCAAGATTGTAAAAGGAGACGGAACTGAACTTGCTGTGGACGCCGAAGTGGGCCTGGTGAATTACCCTGTGGCCTCTATTTTCAGTCAGTTGGATGTCACCCTGGGAGACCGCCTCATAAGCCAAAGCAACAACTGTTACCCTTACAGGGCCTTTATAAAATTGGTGCTCAATTACAGCGACGACATCCTCGCCACACAATTTTCCGCCggcctgttttacaaagacaCTGCTGGACAACATGAAGAAACAGAGTTGGATGGAGGGAATCTAGGGTTTGTAAGGCATGCAGAGCTGACGGTAGAGAGCAGAACGGTAGAGCTGCTGGGCCATTTACACAGCGACCTGTTTTTTCAAGGAAAACGTTTGTTAAATGGagtggatgtgaaaattaaactgacacGCAGTAAAGACGCTTTCTGTTTAATGGGCAGGGCGGCTGAAGGCTTTAAACTGCGCATTGTATCAGCGTCCttttttgtgaagaaagtacGGGTGGCCCCGGGAGTCCATCTGGGGCACGCGGAGGCCCTGCTTACCGCTAATGCTAAATACCCCGTGGACCGTGTGGGAATGAAAGTGTTTAGCATCCCCGCAGGCAGCAGGGTCAGTAACCAGGAGAACCTGTTCTtgggacagttacccaaaatgctTGTCCTAGGGTTTGTGGATAACGATGCCTTTAGCGGAAGTTACACTaaaaatccctttcattttaaacattacgaTATTAATTTTGTGGCCTTGTATGTGGATGGTGAACAGATACCGACCAAGCCTCTGCAACTGGACTTCAAGGCAGGACGCTGCGTGAGAGAATACATGAATTTGGTACAGACAGCTAGTAAACACATGAAAGATCGTTCTCTGTTAATCGACTGTGAGGAGTTTGCACAGGGTTACACCTTGTTTGCCTTTGACCGGTCTCCCAACCAGGAATGCTCTGATCACTATTCCCTGATTAAAACTGGGAACCTGAGAGCAGAAATACGTTTTGGGAAGGCTTTAACGGTTACCGTCAATATGATTGTGTATGGGGTTTTTGACAATGTCATAgaaataaatcagaggagaaacgTTCTGTGA